One region of Ferrovum sp. JA12 genomic DNA includes:
- a CDS encoding LPS-assembly lipoprotein LptE, translating into MIKQIIIGFWVLVLLSSCGFQLRQPPQLHFKTIFIEGVLDSSIKRTVTSSLTVDEGLTIVKNPADAEVIVNISPPQATRQILSLNSQGLVSQYTLYMKLNFRAHDNEDNELLPPTQLVASRILKYSDAQIYASLQEEKSLNDDMRQDLVLQMLRRLSSINPKSVH; encoded by the coding sequence ATGATAAAACAGATCATTATTGGTTTTTGGGTTCTTGTTTTGCTTAGCTCCTGTGGCTTTCAACTCCGTCAACCACCCCAGCTCCACTTTAAAACTATCTTTATCGAAGGGGTACTGGATTCCTCCATTAAACGGACTGTCACGAGCTCCCTGACCGTTGATGAAGGCTTAACTATCGTTAAAAATCCAGCTGATGCAGAGGTCATTGTTAATATTTCTCCCCCGCAAGCCACGCGACAAATATTAAGCTTAAATTCTCAAGGATTGGTCTCTCAATATACGCTTTACATGAAACTTAACTTCCGCGCTCACGATAATGAAGATAATGAACTGCTTCCTCCCACACAACTCGTTGCAAGCCGAATTCTAAAATATAGTGATGCACAAATTTACGCGAGCTTACAGGAAGAAAAAAGCTTAAACGATGATATGCGGCAAGATTTAGTATTACAAATGCTACGCCGACTATCTTCTATCAATCCCAAATCCGTTCACTAG
- the holA gene encoding DNA polymerase III subunit delta, producing the protein MRIDSKDLTRHLKKSWSPLYMIHGVEPLLALESLDLLIKVAKEKGYLSREIYVADSSFDWHSFLANSRSSSLFAAQKIIDLRLPSGKPGIIGAEVLNTLSLTPPEETIIIISLPKIDYRTQQSKWFDVIQKNGLLIQCHPIERAQLPQWIIERFQQQEQTITPASATFIAHQVEGNLLAAHQEIQKLTLLFPTGALTEDDIKNAIMDVSRFQIFDLMPTLYKRDLLQFERILYGLKAEAEALPLVLWALNEDIHLLLKALELKDQGLRFSEITRQLYLKPLQVQSYPALLERCSLQLITECIIDLHHIDTMIKGLQGGDPWHALANWGLKFVRGSRKT; encoded by the coding sequence ATGCGTATTGATTCAAAAGACTTAACTCGTCACTTAAAAAAATCCTGGTCGCCCCTCTACATGATTCACGGCGTAGAGCCTTTACTGGCACTAGAATCTTTGGATTTACTCATCAAAGTAGCCAAAGAAAAAGGCTATCTTAGCCGCGAGATTTATGTGGCTGATAGCAGCTTTGATTGGCACAGCTTTTTAGCTAATAGCCGCAGCAGCTCCTTATTTGCAGCACAAAAAATCATTGATTTACGACTTCCCTCAGGAAAGCCTGGCATCATCGGTGCTGAAGTATTAAATACATTAAGCCTCACCCCACCCGAAGAAACCATCATCATTATCAGCTTACCTAAAATCGATTATCGTACTCAACAAAGTAAATGGTTTGATGTCATACAAAAAAATGGCCTACTGATCCAATGTCACCCCATAGAGAGAGCACAATTACCGCAATGGATCATCGAGCGTTTTCAACAACAAGAACAAACCATCACACCGGCATCCGCTACTTTTATTGCCCATCAAGTAGAGGGCAATTTACTGGCTGCTCATCAAGAAATTCAAAAACTAACATTACTGTTTCCAACAGGAGCCCTGACTGAAGACGACATTAAAAATGCCATAATGGATGTGTCGCGTTTTCAAATTTTTGATTTAATGCCTACGCTCTACAAACGTGATTTACTTCAATTTGAGAGAATTTTATACGGCCTTAAGGCTGAAGCGGAAGCCCTTCCTCTGGTGCTATGGGCCCTCAATGAGGATATTCACCTTCTCCTAAAAGCGCTTGAGTTAAAAGATCAAGGTCTTCGTTTTTCTGAAATCACTCGTCAATTATATTTAAAACCTTTACAGGTCCAAAGCTATCCCGCCCTTCTTGAACGCTGTTCACTTCAACTTATAACAGAATGTATCATCGATCTTCATCACATTGATACAATGATAAAAGGTTTACAGGGAGGGGACCCCTGGCATGCGCTGGCTAATTGGGGACTCAAGTTTGTCAGGGGTTCCAGAAAAACATAA
- a CDS encoding TlpA family protein disulfide reductase, whose amino-acid sequence MKNFILSTISITSVTLLLGCTPTSRLHVGSEAPKIRTKTLQDVGGDMAKITTYRQPDKRMYQYSLDQALKSGKPIMLEFATPGHCTVCDRQLQEVKALLDKYQGQVIFLHMDQYENPDAFKAYKVMGDPWNFFIDAKGIVRYEQPGPMLMNEMDYAIKNMLVASDKVKH is encoded by the coding sequence ATGAAAAACTTTATCCTTTCAACCATCTCAATAACAAGTGTTACCTTGTTATTGGGATGTACGCCAACGAGCCGTCTTCATGTGGGCTCTGAAGCTCCTAAAATCCGTACTAAAACACTGCAGGATGTAGGCGGGGATATGGCAAAAATAACAACTTATCGTCAACCTGATAAACGTATGTATCAATACTCACTTGATCAGGCTTTAAAAAGTGGTAAGCCTATAATGCTTGAGTTTGCGACACCCGGTCACTGTACTGTGTGTGATCGCCAACTTCAAGAAGTGAAGGCTTTATTAGATAAGTACCAAGGTCAAGTTATTTTTTTACACATGGATCAATATGAAAACCCTGATGCTTTTAAGGCTTATAAAGTCATGGGTGACCCATGGAACTTCTTTATTGATGCTAAAGGAATTGTTCGTTACGAACAACCCGGACCGATGTTAATGAATGAGATGGATTACGCTATCAAAAATATGTTAGTAGCATCAGATAAAGTTAAACATTAG
- a CDS encoding glutamate-5-semialdehyde dehydrogenase, which yields MNLTDLNTHITELGRHARAASRLVAKASTLAKNNALVFAAHHLRDNTEIVLQANLKDLDNAQRLGFDSAFIDRLTLSHKSIEHIAVGLEQIAALPDPVGEITDLARRPSGIEVGKMRGPLGVIAIIYEARPNVTADAAGLCLKSGNACILRGGSEAFHTNQEIAKSLHLGLRQAQLPEKAIQVLETTDRAAVGELIQLNKFIDVIIPRGGKGLIERISKEATIPVIKHLDGICHVFIDASADSAMAIRIADNAKTQRYGTCNTMETLLVHQDVASEILPPLVAQLIDKGVECRTDPLARQIVPHTIAATEDDWATEYLSPILSIKVVANIDEAMDHIARFGSHHTDAIITNDWNNANRFLREVDSSSVMVNASTRFADGFEYGLGAEIGISTDKLHARGPVGLEGLTNQKYVVFGHGEIRAG from the coding sequence ATGAATTTAACTGACTTAAATACCCACATCACAGAGCTTGGACGCCATGCCAGAGCCGCCTCTCGTCTCGTGGCTAAAGCATCCACCTTGGCTAAAAATAATGCCTTAGTTTTTGCTGCACACCACCTAAGAGACAATACCGAAATTGTTCTCCAAGCCAACCTCAAGGACCTCGATAATGCTCAACGCTTAGGTTTTGACTCCGCCTTTATTGATCGCTTAACACTGAGTCATAAAAGTATTGAACATATTGCTGTAGGGTTGGAACAAATCGCCGCTCTTCCAGATCCAGTGGGAGAAATAACCGATCTAGCAAGACGCCCATCGGGCATTGAGGTCGGTAAAATGCGGGGGCCTCTTGGTGTCATTGCTATTATTTATGAGGCACGTCCTAATGTCACAGCCGACGCAGCTGGGTTGTGCTTAAAATCCGGGAATGCTTGTATCCTTCGAGGTGGGTCTGAGGCGTTTCATACTAACCAAGAAATCGCTAAATCATTACATTTAGGACTCAGACAAGCGCAACTTCCTGAAAAAGCTATCCAGGTGTTAGAAACCACTGACCGAGCTGCCGTGGGAGAGCTGATTCAGCTCAATAAATTTATTGATGTCATTATTCCTCGAGGTGGTAAAGGGCTCATTGAAAGAATTTCTAAGGAAGCCACCATTCCAGTCATTAAACATCTTGATGGGATATGTCATGTGTTTATTGATGCCAGCGCCGATAGCGCCATGGCTATTCGTATTGCAGACAATGCAAAAACCCAGCGCTACGGTACCTGTAACACCATGGAGACGCTGCTCGTCCACCAAGATGTAGCGAGTGAGATTCTCCCTCCCCTTGTGGCACAGCTAATCGATAAAGGTGTTGAGTGCCGAACCGATCCCTTAGCGCGTCAAATTGTTCCACACACCATAGCCGCCACTGAGGATGATTGGGCCACCGAGTACCTATCTCCTATTCTATCTATTAAGGTAGTCGCCAATATAGATGAAGCCATGGATCACATCGCCCGCTTTGGCTCTCATCATACCGACGCCATCATCACAAATGATTGGAATAATGCTAATCGCTTCCTCAGAGAAGTGGATTCAAGCTCGGTAATGGTTAATGCCTCCACGCGCTTTGCCGATGGATTTGAATATGGACTAGGCGCTGAAATAGGTATCTCAACAGATAAACTACACGCTCGAGGTCCAGTGGGGTTGGAGGGCTTAACTAATCAGAAATATGTGGTCTTTGGCCACGGGGAAATCAGAGCGGGTTAA
- a CDS encoding c-type cytochrome produces MFKTIIAVCLLVLTTCSYAKKPDPVKGKAVASGVCYACHGLEGVSPIPTQPHLAGQVQEYIVKQIENMKSVNGAPPERENLVMSGIVPMLSDADIQNVAAWYAEQKPHTASAHSQQSVVIGEHLWRAGDTIRGIPACASCHGPTGAGVPSQYPRLSGQYREYTETQLLHFKSGARHNSAIMMAIASRLSNEEISALADFTAGLR; encoded by the coding sequence ATGTTTAAAACTATTATTGCAGTATGTTTGTTAGTACTCACTACCTGCTCCTATGCTAAAAAACCAGACCCGGTTAAGGGTAAAGCGGTGGCATCAGGGGTATGCTATGCCTGTCATGGTTTAGAGGGGGTTAGCCCTATTCCGACCCAGCCACATTTGGCAGGTCAGGTACAAGAATATATTGTCAAACAAATTGAAAATATGAAATCAGTAAATGGTGCCCCACCAGAGCGAGAGAACTTAGTGATGTCTGGCATTGTCCCAATGCTCAGTGATGCGGATATTCAAAACGTGGCAGCCTGGTATGCCGAGCAAAAGCCTCACACGGCCTCTGCGCACAGTCAACAATCGGTGGTGATTGGTGAGCATCTTTGGCGTGCAGGCGATACGATAAGAGGTATCCCAGCTTGCGCCAGCTGTCATGGACCCACGGGAGCTGGAGTACCAAGTCAGTATCCAAGACTCTCAGGGCAATATCGGGAATACACTGAAACGCAACTACTGCATTTTAAAAGCGGGGCAAGACATAATTCGGCAATTATGATGGCTATTGCTTCACGTTTAAGTAATGAGGAAATTAGTGCCTTAGCAGATTTTACGGCTGGGTTAAGATAA
- a CDS encoding UvrD-helicase domain-containing protein, translating to MELLSGLNQEQAQAVTLSKGSALILAGAGSGKTRVLTTRMAWLIQNSLAPPHGILAVTFTNKAAKEMLTRLSAILPISTRGMWVGTFHGLCNRFLRTHPQDANLPPLFQILDSQDQLSAIKRLLRSMGVNEEQYPPKQLQHFINGNKEEGRRAQEALVHDATTRAMQDIYAQYEIQCQQEGVVDFAELLLRSVELLQRNSVLREHYQRRFTHILVDEFQDTNRLQYVWLKLLSGPHASVFAVGDDDQSIYGFRGAEVANMYQFEKDFGQPEIIRLEQNYRSYGNILDAANALIKNNQGRMGKTLWTEVGAGEPIRIYEAPTDQEEARFIVGNIKELNATGTALSDMAILYRSNAQSRVLEQTLFAAGVSYRVYGGLRFFERMEVKHALAYLRLVANQHDDGSFLRVVNFPPRGIGPKSIEIIQLRAQERATSLFQAASSLELSGKAGSGLMQFVNHVERWKEMAHEMSLPELTALVIQESTLAAHFKQDKDGADRVENLEELVAAANGFDHQTDLDDLSAFLSHASLEAGDHEAQVGADALQLMTVHAAKGLEFDVVFVSGLEEGLFPHDNALNDAKGSEEERRLMYVAITRARQRLTLTRAENRMLHGQVRYGMRSRFIDEIPESLCKYLTPNKKMDSFFDFSPSIKKTNTFSSDTTFSAKSLSPYRVGQNVSHIKFGPGVILAVEGSGEEGRVQVNFREVGVKWLALAYAKLSIG from the coding sequence ATGGAGTTGTTGTCAGGTTTAAATCAAGAGCAAGCCCAAGCCGTTACTCTGAGTAAAGGTTCTGCCTTAATTTTAGCAGGTGCCGGAAGTGGAAAAACTCGCGTATTGACAACAAGGATGGCGTGGCTAATCCAAAACTCCCTGGCGCCGCCCCATGGTATCTTGGCGGTAACCTTTACTAATAAAGCTGCCAAAGAGATGCTCACCCGACTCTCAGCCATACTCCCTATTAGCACGAGGGGAATGTGGGTTGGTACCTTTCATGGACTATGTAATCGTTTCCTACGCACCCACCCTCAAGATGCTAATCTCCCCCCGTTGTTCCAGATACTAGATAGTCAAGACCAACTTTCAGCGATTAAGCGTTTACTAAGATCCATGGGTGTTAATGAGGAACAGTATCCGCCCAAGCAACTCCAGCATTTTATTAATGGTAATAAGGAAGAGGGGCGGCGCGCCCAAGAGGCCTTGGTTCATGATGCCACCACACGAGCCATGCAGGATATTTACGCGCAGTACGAGATTCAGTGTCAGCAAGAGGGGGTGGTTGACTTTGCTGAGCTGTTGTTGCGCAGTGTAGAGTTATTACAACGCAATAGTGTGTTAAGAGAGCACTATCAAAGGCGGTTTACTCATATTTTAGTGGATGAGTTTCAAGATACCAATCGTTTGCAGTATGTTTGGTTAAAGCTTTTATCAGGACCTCATGCTTCGGTGTTTGCGGTAGGTGACGACGATCAATCAATTTACGGTTTTCGGGGTGCTGAAGTAGCCAATATGTATCAATTCGAGAAGGATTTTGGTCAACCTGAAATAATACGTTTGGAGCAGAATTACCGCTCCTATGGCAATATTTTAGATGCCGCTAATGCGCTAATTAAAAACAATCAAGGCCGCATGGGTAAAACCCTTTGGACAGAGGTGGGCGCGGGGGAACCCATTAGGATTTATGAGGCGCCCACCGATCAAGAGGAAGCGCGTTTTATCGTTGGTAACATTAAAGAGTTAAATGCTACGGGAACGGCCTTGTCGGATATGGCAATTTTATATCGATCCAATGCTCAATCGCGGGTATTGGAGCAAACGTTGTTTGCTGCAGGAGTCAGTTACCGGGTCTACGGTGGGTTACGTTTTTTTGAGCGGATGGAAGTGAAGCATGCATTGGCTTATTTAAGACTAGTTGCTAATCAACATGACGACGGATCTTTTTTACGGGTAGTGAACTTCCCGCCCCGAGGAATAGGTCCTAAATCCATTGAAATAATCCAGTTAAGAGCCCAAGAGAGAGCCACCAGTCTCTTTCAGGCTGCCTCCTCTCTTGAGTTGAGTGGTAAAGCCGGTAGTGGTTTAATGCAGTTTGTGAACCATGTTGAGCGCTGGAAGGAAATGGCGCATGAAATGAGTTTACCTGAGCTAACGGCTTTGGTTATTCAGGAAAGTACTTTGGCGGCTCATTTTAAACAGGATAAAGACGGGGCTGATCGAGTAGAGAATCTTGAGGAATTGGTAGCGGCAGCCAATGGTTTTGACCATCAAACAGATTTAGATGATCTGTCAGCCTTTTTGTCTCATGCAAGTCTTGAGGCGGGAGATCATGAGGCTCAGGTAGGGGCTGATGCATTACAGTTAATGACGGTTCATGCGGCCAAAGGACTTGAATTTGATGTGGTGTTTGTGAGTGGGTTGGAGGAGGGACTGTTTCCCCATGATAATGCCTTAAATGATGCCAAGGGGTCGGAAGAAGAACGGCGGTTGATGTATGTCGCTATCACCAGAGCGCGTCAAAGATTGACTTTAACGCGAGCTGAAAACCGAATGTTACACGGTCAAGTTCGTTACGGTATGCGCTCAAGGTTTATAGATGAAATACCAGAATCCCTTTGTAAATATTTAACACCCAACAAGAAAATGGATTCATTTTTTGACTTTTCTCCGTCAATTAAAAAAACCAATACATTTTCGTCCGATACAACATTTAGCGCCAAATCCCTCTCCCCTTATCGTGTAGGCCAGAATGTCAGTCATATTAAGTTTGGCCCCGGTGTGATTTTGGCTGTGGAGGGCAGTGGTGAAGAGGGGCGAGTACAAGTAAACTTTAGAGAAGTAGGGGTGAAGTGGTTGGCTTTGGCTTATGCCAAGTTAAGCATTGGATGA
- the nadD gene encoding nicotinate-nucleotide adenylyltransferase, which yields MWSLATGKSERVNGLKAQGYFGGTFDPIHNGHLSVANQLLVSLGLDTLWLMPAGTPWQREPQVNKDHRLAMIQLTLAQYPHFKVDEREIHRLGPTYTIDSLTEIRHEQGSQVPIWFIVGADSFINFPTWRNWQSLFDLAHIAIACRPQFDLKTETLSTPLRVALEERLENEPKTITSPAGKVSIIPIIESPISATTIRALIQRQEDVQSLVPSPVYTYISQHHLYQ from the coding sequence ATGTGGTCTTTGGCCACGGGGAAATCAGAGCGGGTTAATGGTTTGAAAGCACAAGGTTATTTTGGAGGTACATTTGACCCGATTCACAACGGCCATTTGAGTGTGGCCAACCAACTACTGGTGTCCCTCGGCCTCGATACTCTCTGGTTGATGCCAGCTGGCACTCCTTGGCAGCGTGAGCCTCAAGTTAATAAAGATCATCGTTTAGCAATGATCCAACTCACTCTAGCCCAGTATCCTCATTTTAAAGTGGATGAACGAGAAATACACCGCCTTGGTCCCACCTATACTATTGACTCACTGACAGAAATTCGTCATGAACAAGGGAGTCAAGTCCCTATTTGGTTTATTGTTGGAGCCGACAGTTTTATTAATTTCCCTACGTGGCGTAACTGGCAAAGCTTATTTGATTTAGCTCATATTGCCATAGCTTGCCGACCTCAGTTTGACTTAAAAACAGAAACACTTTCTACCCCTCTTCGTGTAGCCTTGGAGGAAAGATTAGAAAATGAACCTAAAACCATTACTTCACCAGCTGGTAAAGTTAGTATCATACCTATTATTGAAAGTCCCATTTCGGCCACAACTATTCGCGCGTTAATTCAGCGTCAAGAGGATGTTCAGTCTTTGGTACCGAGCCCAGTTTATACTTATATTTCTCAACATCACCTCTATCAATGA
- the rlmH gene encoding 23S rRNA (pseudouridine(1915)-N(3))-methyltransferase RlmH: MKIRILALGHKMPHWVQEVQQEYLNRLPKEFSVELVEIKPVTRTQNRSTEQILESEAKKIDSQLKNNHLTVVLDERGRPLTTLQLTQLIKTEEELGRNIDFIIGSADGLHASIKQAAHHLINISPFVLPHAMVRAILCEQLYRSYTILQGHPYHRE; encoded by the coding sequence TTGAAAATCCGTATACTTGCCCTGGGTCACAAAATGCCTCATTGGGTTCAGGAAGTACAGCAAGAATATCTGAATCGTCTACCAAAAGAGTTTTCTGTGGAGTTGGTGGAAATCAAACCAGTAACAAGAACTCAAAATAGAAGTACAGAACAGATTTTAGAGAGTGAAGCCAAAAAAATTGACTCTCAATTAAAAAATAACCACCTTACTGTTGTTTTGGATGAAAGAGGTCGCCCACTCACTACCCTGCAACTCACTCAACTGATTAAAACCGAAGAAGAGCTCGGTAGAAATATTGATTTTATTATTGGTAGCGCTGATGGTTTACATGCTTCCATCAAACAAGCGGCTCATCATCTGATTAATATTTCTCCGTTTGTCTTGCCTCACGCCATGGTGCGAGCCATTCTTTGTGAACAGCTTTATCGTTCTTATACTATTTTACAAGGCCATCCCTACCATAGAGAGTAA
- the rsfS gene encoding ribosome silencing factor: MNPDQISQCIVKALDDIKAKNIEVLHVTELTTLCDIMIIASGDSTRQTKALARNIEKECLLNEIPVHSVEGGGTGEWILVDCGSVIVHIMQPTVREYYNLSELWGGAVPTPLALSKKKKTTS; encoded by the coding sequence ATGAATCCAGATCAAATTAGTCAATGTATAGTGAAAGCTTTAGATGATATTAAAGCTAAAAATATTGAAGTACTTCATGTGACCGAGTTAACTACGTTATGTGACATCATGATTATCGCCAGTGGCGACTCCACTCGGCAAACCAAAGCGCTAGCCAGAAATATTGAGAAAGAGTGCCTTCTAAACGAGATTCCTGTACACAGTGTGGAAGGCGGGGGGACGGGTGAATGGATACTCGTGGATTGTGGTAGCGTCATTGTTCATATCATGCAACCCACTGTTCGTGAATATTATAATCTGTCCGAACTATGGGGTGGAGCTGTTCCGACACCTTTAGCCCTGAGTAAAAAAAAGAAGACAACCTCTTGA
- the leuS gene encoding leucine--tRNA ligase, whose amino-acid sequence MDQHYNPTVLEKQLQHEWESSNTHRAIENTNKPKYYCLSMFPYPSGKLHMGHVRNYTIGDVLARSHQMKGFNVLQPMGWDAFGLPAENAALKNKVPPAQWTYENIEAMKAQLKSLGLAIDWQREIATCKPDYYRWEQWLFNQLFKKGLIYRKTGTVNWDPVDETVLANEQVIDGRGWRSGALVEKREIPMYYLKITAYAEELLSELDTLDSWPEQVKTMQRNWIGKSQGVIVEFSYADDSNQKLKVYTTRADTLYGVTYVAVAPEHPLSLQAAQHNIEISRFIEQCRLGGVAEADLATQEKEGMDTGLCVIHPLTGQTIPVWIANYVLMGYGEGAVMAVPAHDQRDFEFASKYQLPIKVVVQPQEGTLTLPLKEAFCDEGVVINSEDFSGRSSAEARHNMALVLTALESGKTHIQYRLRDWGISRQRYWGCPIPIINCPTCGNVPVPDDQLPVILPENVEMSGVGSPIKKDPGFYETTCPICHQKAERETDTMDTFVESSWYYARFACPDQNQLMLDDRANYWLPVDQYVGGIEHAILHLLYARFFNKLIRDVGLINHAEPFTRLLTQGMVLKDGAKMSKSKGNTVDPQALIDQYGADTARFFMIFTSPPEQSLEWSDSGVAGAHRFLKRLWQFASRFKEFKDKQSLVNGPAMAESRFELHSILKQANHDLDKQQFNTVASAAMKILNVLDTTWLKDDQLTAEGLSILIRLLAPITPHLCEFLWRHLGLGKSVFEATWPIHDESALIRHNIEIMIQVNGKLRGSLLVATSATKEEIESMACHNNNVHKHIEGKTIKKIIFVPNKLMNIVV is encoded by the coding sequence ATGGATCAGCACTACAACCCAACAGTCTTAGAAAAGCAACTACAACATGAGTGGGAGAGTTCAAATACTCACCGCGCCATTGAAAACACTAACAAGCCTAAATATTACTGTTTATCTATGTTTCCCTACCCCTCCGGTAAATTACATATGGGGCACGTAAGAAACTACACTATCGGTGATGTACTCGCGCGCTCCCATCAGATGAAAGGTTTTAATGTACTACAACCCATGGGCTGGGATGCTTTTGGTCTACCCGCAGAAAATGCCGCCCTAAAAAATAAGGTACCTCCGGCGCAATGGACCTATGAAAATATCGAAGCGATGAAGGCGCAACTCAAGTCTTTGGGGTTAGCCATAGATTGGCAAAGAGAAATAGCTACCTGTAAACCCGATTACTATCGTTGGGAACAATGGTTGTTCAATCAACTCTTTAAAAAAGGTCTGATTTACCGAAAAACAGGAACTGTTAATTGGGACCCCGTGGATGAAACAGTCCTGGCCAATGAACAAGTCATTGATGGCCGGGGATGGCGATCAGGAGCGCTCGTTGAAAAACGCGAAATCCCAATGTATTACCTCAAAATCACCGCTTACGCAGAAGAACTGTTGAGTGAATTAGATACTCTAGATAGCTGGCCAGAGCAAGTAAAAACCATGCAGCGTAACTGGATTGGAAAATCTCAAGGGGTCATTGTAGAGTTTAGTTATGCGGATGACTCTAATCAAAAATTAAAGGTTTACACAACCCGCGCCGATACGCTTTACGGCGTGACCTATGTGGCCGTTGCCCCTGAACATCCTCTCTCATTGCAAGCGGCACAACACAATATCGAGATTTCTCGCTTTATTGAACAATGCCGTCTTGGCGGCGTGGCAGAAGCTGATCTCGCCACTCAAGAGAAAGAGGGCATGGATACGGGATTGTGTGTCATTCATCCTTTAACAGGACAGACTATTCCTGTATGGATTGCTAATTACGTCTTAATGGGCTACGGCGAAGGCGCGGTCATGGCCGTACCAGCCCATGATCAAAGAGATTTTGAATTTGCCAGTAAATATCAATTACCCATTAAAGTGGTTGTGCAACCCCAAGAGGGCACTCTCACTCTACCCCTGAAGGAAGCCTTTTGTGATGAAGGGGTAGTAATCAACTCTGAAGATTTTTCTGGGCGTAGTAGTGCCGAGGCACGACACAACATGGCGTTGGTTCTAACAGCGCTTGAAAGCGGAAAAACCCATATTCAATACCGCCTCCGTGACTGGGGTATTTCAAGGCAACGTTATTGGGGCTGCCCAATTCCCATTATTAACTGCCCCACATGCGGCAATGTGCCTGTCCCCGATGATCAATTACCCGTCATTCTCCCCGAGAATGTTGAGATGTCTGGGGTCGGTTCACCCATTAAAAAAGATCCGGGCTTTTATGAGACCACTTGCCCAATCTGTCACCAAAAAGCGGAGCGAGAAACAGATACGATGGACACTTTTGTGGAGTCTTCTTGGTATTATGCGCGCTTTGCCTGTCCTGACCAGAATCAACTTATGCTAGATGACCGAGCTAATTATTGGCTTCCTGTTGATCAATATGTAGGAGGGATTGAGCATGCTATTTTACATTTACTCTATGCCCGTTTTTTTAATAAACTCATCCGCGATGTTGGTTTGATCAATCATGCCGAACCTTTCACAAGACTCCTGACGCAGGGTATGGTGCTCAAAGATGGAGCTAAAATGTCCAAATCGAAAGGAAATACCGTTGATCCGCAAGCTTTGATCGATCAATACGGGGCCGACACAGCACGTTTTTTTATGATCTTTACAAGCCCTCCTGAACAATCCTTAGAGTGGTCTGACAGCGGCGTTGCTGGTGCTCACCGGTTCCTAAAAAGACTCTGGCAATTTGCATCACGATTTAAAGAGTTCAAAGATAAGCAATCCTTGGTTAATGGACCCGCTATGGCAGAGAGTCGCTTTGAACTCCATAGCATTTTAAAACAAGCCAACCATGATCTTGATAAACAGCAATTTAATACCGTGGCTTCTGCCGCCATGAAAATCCTTAATGTGTTAGATACAACATGGCTCAAGGATGATCAGTTAACGGCAGAAGGATTGTCTATTTTAATACGGCTGTTGGCACCGATTACCCCTCACCTCTGCGAGTTTCTCTGGCGCCACTTAGGTCTGGGTAAGAGTGTATTCGAGGCGACATGGCCTATCCATGATGAGAGCGCATTGATAAGACATAATATTGAAATCATGATTCAAGTGAATGGTAAGTTAAGAGGATCCTTGTTGGTCGCCACCTCCGCAACAAAAGAAGAGATTGAATCCATGGCATGTCATAACAATAATGTACACAAACATATAGAAGGAAAAACCATTAAAAAAATAATTTTTGTGCCTAACAAACTCATGAATATAGTAGTTTAA